From the Excalfactoria chinensis isolate bCotChi1 chromosome 1, bCotChi1.hap2, whole genome shotgun sequence genome, one window contains:
- the ING1 gene encoding inhibitor of growth protein 1 isoform X1, translating to MKMLSPANGEQLHLVNYVEDYLDSIESLPFDLQRNVSLMREIDAKYQEILKDLDDYYEKFKRENDAVQKRRMLHCIQRALIRSQELGDEKIQIVSQMVELVENRSRQVDSHVELFETCQETNDTTGNSGKASQDKSKNETIAQSEKPNNKRSRRQRNNENRENASNNHDHDDITSGTPKEKKAKTSKKKKRSKAKAEREASPPDLPIDPNEPTYCLCNQVSYGEMIGCDNDECPIEWFHFSCVGLNHKPKGKWYCPKCRGENEKTMDKALEKSKKERAYNR from the exons ATGAAAATGTTGAGTCCTGCAAACGGCGAGCAGCTGCACCTCGTGAACTACGTGGAGGATTATCTGGACTCCATCGAGTCTCTGCCCTTCGATCTGCAGAGAAATGTCTCCTTGATGAGGGAAATCGACGCCAAATACCAAG agATTCTGAAGGACCTGGATGACTACTATGAGAAATTTAAACGGGAGAACGATGCCGTGCAGAAGAGGAGGATGCTGCACTGCATTCAGAGGGCGCTGATTCGGAgtcaggagctgggagatgAGAAGATCCAGATTGTCAGTCAAATGGTGGAGCTGGTCGAGAACAGATCCAGGCAAGTGGACAGCCACGTGGAACTGTTTGAGACCTGCCAAGAGACTAACGACACCACTGGAAACAGTGGGAAAGCCAGCCAGGATAAGTCAAAGAACGAGACAATCGCTCAGTCTGAGAAGCCCAACAATAAGAGGTCGAGGCGGCAAAGAAATAATGAGAACCGAGAGAATGCTTCAAATAATCACGACCACGATGACATCACTTCAGGAAcgccaaaggaaaagaaggcaaaaacGTCCAAGAAGAAGAAACGATCCAAGGCTAAAGCGGAACGGGAAGCTTCTCCCCCAGACCTTCCCATTGATCCTAATGAGCCGACATACTGCTTATGCAACCAAGTCTCCTATGGGGAAATGATCGGGTGCGATAATGACGAGTGCCCCATTGAGTGGTTTCACTTTTCGTGCGTGGGACTCAATCACAAACCGAAGGGCAAATGGTACTGCCCCAAATGtagaggagaaaatgagaaaactaTGGACAAGGCGTTGGAGAAGTCTAAAAAAGAGAGGGCCTACAACAGGTAG
- the ING1 gene encoding inhibitor of growth protein 1 isoform X2 — protein sequence MLHCIQRALIRSQELGDEKIQIVSQMVELVENRSRQVDSHVELFETCQETNDTTGNSGKASQDKSKNETIAQSEKPNNKRSRRQRNNENRENASNNHDHDDITSGTPKEKKAKTSKKKKRSKAKAEREASPPDLPIDPNEPTYCLCNQVSYGEMIGCDNDECPIEWFHFSCVGLNHKPKGKWYCPKCRGENEKTMDKALEKSKKERAYNR from the coding sequence ATGCTGCACTGCATTCAGAGGGCGCTGATTCGGAgtcaggagctgggagatgAGAAGATCCAGATTGTCAGTCAAATGGTGGAGCTGGTCGAGAACAGATCCAGGCAAGTGGACAGCCACGTGGAACTGTTTGAGACCTGCCAAGAGACTAACGACACCACTGGAAACAGTGGGAAAGCCAGCCAGGATAAGTCAAAGAACGAGACAATCGCTCAGTCTGAGAAGCCCAACAATAAGAGGTCGAGGCGGCAAAGAAATAATGAGAACCGAGAGAATGCTTCAAATAATCACGACCACGATGACATCACTTCAGGAAcgccaaaggaaaagaaggcaaaaacGTCCAAGAAGAAGAAACGATCCAAGGCTAAAGCGGAACGGGAAGCTTCTCCCCCAGACCTTCCCATTGATCCTAATGAGCCGACATACTGCTTATGCAACCAAGTCTCCTATGGGGAAATGATCGGGTGCGATAATGACGAGTGCCCCATTGAGTGGTTTCACTTTTCGTGCGTGGGACTCAATCACAAACCGAAGGGCAAATGGTACTGCCCCAAATGtagaggagaaaatgagaaaactaTGGACAAGGCGTTGGAGAAGTCTAAAAAAGAGAGGGCCTACAACAGGTAG